The following are encoded together in the Saliniramus fredricksonii genome:
- a CDS encoding hemagglutinin repeat-containing protein has product MAASRLGRGAAIVAAIWLGLQPITLNLAQAQVISDPTAPIAFRPAVSSAPNGVPVVDITAPSFGGLSHNRFESYNVDTNGLILNNSGLSGDSILGGAIPANPNLVGRQPARTILNEVTGTGASTLAGPTEVFGRRADVIVANPNGIGCVGCSFINAGRVTLSTGVPIPDYRAGTVAFDVRHGAIDIAGRGVSAVPGQRAIDQIDLIGRQIAIEAPVVAQDRIRLRAGAMHYDPGRDLADDIAGAPALAGDAIVSTPDGVIAAGAISILSRDVDLGVALDGRLTSTREAIVIASMGDLQTEAATSAADLRLDAEGNLALGGTFDVAGRLRGDAQTITIRDGNLAAADAVVLEARGDLDADAQILAGSAISLVAEAALTARGRLLAGGRVALEGDRLLAEAIEIGGETADIVAEHDLIIRDAALAALRGLSITGEDVTLGEGTGYAAGDRFLVTARRDFTNATILDHDNLSLSIGGSFINAASGAFLRDAHALIVPGDIVNHGLIQSRAGASMLARSLINTADGVLDAPGLSLSLSEAFDNSGTVFVDGDLTVAAGSMTSSADGVIYAAGSAGFTLSGDAANAGLLIGDAGLTISGRDLVNAVDAVLYGPGLTLTASRNLGIDGTLLADGGMRLTASGHASGAGSLRAGSVITLDLGSLAFGADGEMLAPNIDLTVAGDGGSAGEIAATELFIGEIGGAFDQGGALRAVAEEGALAPADFGLSVGGALTNSGEIRSDGAFHIAAGALTSTSAGRIIAPQVNLAVTGTLANHGLIRSDRLLAIEAGALINSGANSGAQAWMSGEDLLLRIGGAISLGSHAVLEARRQTNIAARSSNLDLTNSNSIAQGRFSFGEQLALEMTGQALHLADGARIMAYGDLSLNFHQGISVHGGIAAGGDLVLAAPGGSISVGASGTTHPQNAWLFTLGDAHFTAGGNMLVYSSAVEVLGSATVDLGGTLLLNRARGPTYSYSHEQYIQGSQLWLHRYYREYERADPAIFNVAGDLAINSGAVSVTASTLAAGGDLSITTGTLSNNARQLRQYYDYWKLTGAKTGYRGRVHQGTWSATPSLIRAGGNLALNASGATSNSGSIIGNQVSVIAPSISVGVTDANVYTAPPSVPDPVIDLARYAISLPGSAARPVPTAISPDGPRYLITAPLAGRPRYDAEGLPVSEREPSWILRQVGDARGNDGSAITFLADPLTERMLIQRALVEQTGRTMLAPEFDSAEAQQEALYQGTVDFLLANPEIRLGDQLTAAQRAAAEVPMLWYSTRMVDGVRVLAPELILPQDQLRAYAYRPGGSIEARESLMIQGDRVYNAGSLVARAGLSIVADEFINERRVAGYTMYGTQRRYAAQAGGNVIAGDLTILTEGDLINRGGTFWGDDAVTLMAGDDIRFEAQRVANDIITAVNRRNITRTRSVIHTAASAGSGGDMTIVADGGFTLRGSELTARGDIAVQARDGITIASVVDDVETVHMRSSRGLLRSSRTTTGSRQITNRASLIGAGGDVTLATGGDIAVHASELAAGERLRLAAGVGEGARTDAGIAITAGRDVATSFFEHRSSGFGLFTGGGRLDFYRSTRTREDNLRGDNAPSSLIAGGDILVTAPGDIALQGSVVGAGGVAEILAGRDLALTPGGEAQARRFEQRTSGFGFGFSSGGGGASVSLGLARERLLDERRRDSDVGSLIGGGEGVLLEAGRDLAVIAAEITSPADIALIAGRDLDILPGAIVERHRRVESQSFAGITASVGTNVVGAAQRLGDAVDVFGSGHGDARYEALGMVSGVLQGVDAVRDLSNPGVSASLSIGYSASRFEQQSRFDGVAPARIDAGGDLALAAGRDLAVAALQARAGGDLDLYAGRDLAIESALATQSQSLRHSATSAALGLDLGWSVAGGQSLGLSLSANHARGNQSGTAASQVDSDLRAGERLALLTGNDALIAGAQLRGRDILLDIGGDLHVASRADTARLRGSSLNAGFGLTIGLMPGAGSSLDLSLGGGRERADSTLINQQTAIIADERLEAYVEGHTQLDGGLIASLNGDLSLDTGTLGFSDITERARSDSRRATVSLGLGGNAPSIGVEGELAHEATDAITRATIGEGAITIRDEDAQRAREEAGETENIAALNRDLDAARETLRDERAGVRFYASDSSVRELASGFAQTRQNIAAAAEILSQALEALSPEDRARAEEIAENLDPEADAADHAEKIADDIKEENELADEDRDAITALVAEVLLEAASDPEVAAQLNACIAPGRRGFNLHDLIFSRAHAEAAAICPQQLAEIGARYGANVLRGAALGATSAAAFLTALLYPSGSFGDMTVERIEGVDGSVIEIRNQPGESSAVMTATDAGGNEFAFDMVRTSDGYVVVGGYQKDGLGGLVPISPRQAIDIAGTLFGQGNEGFTEHRNDGMTVITPAADQLPLIFVTPPVQQEGVTLATPANPQRPLDLITTAPDLGWVTAWENRRLSSNEVRQLLETSSQPDPSDRGGQLTKAGRALQKHGGRQGSVFPEISGGPAQINIEGKKIVREILNNPNSSIKERLTGRFGPVLEVRAPDNRGLRFSTNGEFIGFLEP; this is encoded by the coding sequence TTGGCGGCATCACGGCTCGGGCGAGGAGCGGCGATTGTCGCGGCTATCTGGCTCGGCCTGCAGCCGATCACCCTGAATCTGGCCCAGGCGCAGGTGATCTCCGATCCGACGGCACCGATCGCGTTCCGCCCGGCCGTGAGCAGCGCGCCGAACGGCGTTCCCGTCGTCGATATCACGGCCCCATCCTTCGGTGGTCTCTCGCATAACCGCTTCGAGAGCTACAATGTCGATACGAATGGCCTGATTCTCAACAATTCCGGATTGAGCGGGGACTCGATCCTCGGCGGCGCAATCCCCGCGAATCCCAATCTCGTCGGTCGCCAGCCGGCCCGAACCATCCTCAACGAGGTGACCGGCACCGGCGCGAGTACGCTCGCGGGACCGACGGAGGTATTCGGTCGGCGCGCGGATGTGATCGTGGCCAATCCCAACGGGATCGGCTGCGTCGGCTGCAGCTTCATCAATGCCGGCCGCGTCACGCTGTCGACGGGTGTGCCGATTCCGGACTACCGCGCCGGCACTGTCGCCTTCGACGTGCGCCACGGCGCGATCGATATCGCAGGCAGGGGCGTGTCAGCCGTCCCGGGCCAGCGCGCCATCGATCAGATTGATCTGATCGGACGCCAGATCGCCATCGAGGCGCCTGTCGTTGCACAAGATCGCATCCGGCTGCGCGCGGGGGCGATGCATTACGATCCCGGCCGCGATCTGGCCGATGATATTGCCGGCGCTCCGGCGCTCGCCGGCGATGCGATTGTCTCGACGCCGGATGGTGTCATCGCCGCCGGCGCGATTTCGATCCTGTCGCGCGATGTCGATCTCGGTGTCGCGCTGGACGGTCGGCTGACCAGCACCCGCGAAGCCATCGTCATCGCATCAATGGGCGATCTGCAGACCGAAGCCGCGACGAGCGCTGCGGATCTGCGCCTCGACGCCGAAGGCAATCTGGCGCTCGGCGGCACCTTCGATGTCGCGGGCCGGCTGCGCGGTGACGCGCAGACCATCACGATCCGCGACGGTAACCTCGCCGCAGCCGATGCCGTCGTGCTTGAAGCGCGGGGTGATCTCGATGCGGATGCGCAAATCCTCGCCGGTTCCGCGATCAGCCTGGTCGCCGAAGCGGCGCTGACGGCACGCGGGCGGCTGCTCGCAGGCGGGCGCGTGGCGCTCGAGGGCGACCGGCTCCTTGCCGAGGCGATCGAGATCGGCGGCGAGACCGCCGACATCGTGGCCGAGCACGACCTGATCATTCGCGATGCGGCCCTCGCCGCCCTGCGCGGCCTCTCGATCACCGGTGAGGACGTGACTCTGGGCGAAGGAACCGGCTATGCGGCGGGCGATCGCTTCCTCGTCACGGCACGGCGCGATTTCACCAACGCCACCATCCTCGATCACGACAATCTCTCCCTCTCGATCGGCGGCTCCTTCATCAATGCCGCGAGCGGTGCCTTTCTGCGCGATGCCCACGCGCTGATCGTGCCGGGCGACATCGTCAATCACGGGCTGATCCAGAGCCGTGCCGGCGCCTCCATGCTCGCGCGCAGCCTGATCAACACGGCGGACGGTGTTCTTGATGCGCCGGGACTGAGCCTCTCGCTCAGTGAGGCCTTCGACAACAGCGGCACCGTCTTTGTCGATGGCGATCTCACCGTCGCCGCCGGAAGCATGACGAGCAGCGCCGATGGCGTGATCTATGCCGCTGGCAGCGCCGGCTTCACGCTCTCGGGTGATGCCGCCAATGCCGGTCTGCTGATCGGCGATGCAGGCCTCACGATCAGTGGGCGCGATCTCGTCAACGCCGTCGATGCGGTGCTCTATGGCCCCGGCCTCACCCTGACGGCGAGCCGCAATCTGGGTATTGACGGAACGCTCCTCGCGGATGGCGGCATGAGGCTCACCGCCAGCGGGCATGCGAGCGGCGCAGGCAGCCTGCGGGCCGGGAGCGTGATCACCCTCGATCTGGGCAGCCTCGCTTTCGGAGCCGATGGCGAGATGCTGGCGCCCAATATCGATCTCACTGTCGCCGGCGATGGCGGGAGCGCCGGCGAGATCGCGGCGACGGAACTCTTCATCGGCGAGATCGGCGGGGCGTTCGATCAGGGCGGTGCGCTGCGCGCCGTGGCGGAGGAGGGCGCGCTGGCGCCGGCCGATTTCGGCCTCTCGGTCGGCGGTGCGCTGACCAATAGCGGCGAGATCCGTAGCGACGGTGCCTTCCATATTGCGGCAGGCGCGCTCACCAGCACGAGCGCCGGGCGCATCATCGCGCCGCAGGTGAATCTCGCGGTTACCGGCACGCTCGCCAATCACGGCCTGATCCGCAGTGACCGACTGCTCGCGATCGAGGCGGGTGCGCTGATTAACAGCGGGGCGAACTCCGGTGCGCAGGCCTGGATGAGCGGCGAGGATCTGCTCCTGCGCATAGGCGGAGCGATCAGTCTGGGCAGTCATGCGGTGCTCGAAGCGCGCAGGCAGACGAATATCGCGGCAAGGAGCAGCAACCTCGATCTGACGAATTCGAACAGCATCGCCCAGGGTCGCTTCAGCTTCGGCGAGCAGCTCGCGCTGGAAATGACCGGGCAGGCCCTGCATCTGGCCGATGGCGCGCGGATCATGGCCTATGGCGATCTCAGCCTGAATTTCCACCAGGGCATCAGCGTGCATGGCGGCATCGCCGCCGGCGGCGATCTGGTGCTCGCGGCGCCGGGCGGTTCGATCAGCGTTGGTGCCAGCGGTACCACCCATCCGCAGAATGCGTGGCTGTTCACGCTCGGTGATGCCCATTTCACCGCCGGCGGCAACATGCTGGTCTATTCCTCCGCTGTCGAGGTTCTGGGCAGCGCCACTGTCGATCTCGGCGGTACGCTCCTGCTGAACCGCGCACGGGGCCCGACATACAGCTACAGCCACGAGCAATATATTCAGGGCAGCCAGCTCTGGCTGCACCGTTACTACCGTGAATACGAACGCGCCGATCCGGCGATCTTCAACGTGGCCGGCGATCTCGCGATCAATTCCGGCGCGGTGTCCGTCACCGCCTCGACGCTGGCGGCCGGCGGCGATCTGAGCATCACCACCGGCACGCTGAGCAACAATGCACGCCAGCTGCGTCAGTACTACGATTACTGGAAGCTCACGGGCGCCAAGACCGGCTATCGCGGCCGCGTGCACCAGGGCACCTGGTCCGCCACCCCCTCGCTGATCCGCGCCGGCGGCAATCTCGCGCTGAACGCCTCGGGCGCCACCAGCAATTCCGGCTCCATCATCGGCAATCAGGTCAGCGTCATCGCGCCGAGCATCAGCGTCGGCGTGACGGATGCGAATGTCTACACCGCGCCGCCCTCGGTCCCGGATCCGGTGATCGACCTGGCCCGCTACGCCATCTCCCTGCCCGGATCCGCCGCCCGTCCCGTGCCGACGGCGATCAGCCCGGACGGGCCGCGCTATCTCATCACCGCGCCGCTCGCCGGGCGTCCGCGCTACGATGCCGAGGGCCTGCCGGTCTCCGAGCGTGAACCCTCCTGGATCCTGCGCCAGGTCGGTGATGCGCGCGGCAATGACGGGTCCGCCATCACCTTCCTGGCCGATCCGCTGACCGAGCGCATGCTGATCCAGCGCGCCCTGGTCGAGCAGACCGGGCGCACCATGCTCGCCCCGGAATTCGACAGCGCCGAGGCCCAGCAGGAGGCGCTCTATCAGGGCACTGTCGATTTCCTCCTCGCCAATCCCGAGATCCGCCTCGGCGACCAGCTGACCGCCGCCCAGCGTGCCGCCGCCGAAGTGCCGATGCTCTGGTATTCGACCCGCATGGTCGACGGCGTGCGCGTGCTCGCCCCCGAGCTCATCCTCCCGCAGGACCAGCTCCGCGCCTATGCCTACCGTCCGGGCGGCTCGATCGAGGCGCGCGAGAGCCTGATGATCCAGGGCGACCGCGTCTACAATGCCGGCTCGCTGGTCGCGCGCGCCGGGCTGAGCATCGTCGCCGACGAATTCATCAACGAGCGCCGCGTTGCCGGATACACGATGTATGGCACCCAGCGCCGCTATGCGGCCCAGGCTGGCGGCAATGTCATTGCCGGCGATCTCACGATCCTCACCGAGGGTGATCTGATCAATCGCGGCGGCACCTTCTGGGGCGATGACGCCGTCACCCTGATGGCCGGCGACGATATCCGCTTCGAGGCCCAGCGCGTCGCCAACGACATCATCACCGCCGTCAATCGCCGCAACATCACCCGCACCCGTTCCGTGATCCACACCGCCGCCTCGGCGGGCAGCGGCGGCGACATGACCATCGTCGCCGATGGCGGCTTCACCCTGCGCGGCTCGGAACTGACGGCCCGGGGCGATATCGCCGTCCAGGCGCGCGACGGCATCACCATCGCCTCCGTGGTCGATGACGTCGAGACCGTGCATATGCGCTCCTCGCGCGGCTTGCTGCGCTCGTCGCGCACCACCACCGGCAGCCGCCAGATCACCAACCGCGCCTCGCTGATCGGCGCCGGTGGCGATGTCACCCTCGCCACCGGTGGCGACATCGCCGTCCATGCCAGCGAACTCGCCGCCGGGGAGCGCCTGCGTCTCGCCGCCGGTGTCGGCGAGGGCGCCCGCACCGATGCCGGCATCGCCATCACCGCCGGGCGGGACGTCGCGACCAGCTTCTTCGAGCACCGCAGCAGCGGCTTCGGCCTGTTTACGGGCGGCGGTCGCCTCGATTTCTACCGCTCCACCCGCACCCGTGAAGACAATCTGCGCGGCGACAACGCGCCCTCCAGCCTGATCGCGGGCGGGGACATTCTCGTCACCGCGCCGGGCGATATCGCACTGCAGGGCTCCGTGGTCGGGGCCGGCGGTGTCGCCGAGATCCTCGCGGGCCGCGATCTCGCACTGACGCCCGGCGGGGAAGCCCAGGCGCGGCGTTTCGAGCAGCGTACCAGCGGCTTCGGCTTCGGCTTCTCCTCCGGGGGCGGCGGCGCTTCCGTCTCCCTCGGCCTCGCCCGTGAGCGCCTGCTCGATGAGCGCCGGCGCGACAGCGATGTCGGTTCGCTCATCGGGGGCGGGGAGGGCGTTCTGCTGGAGGCCGGGCGCGATCTCGCCGTCATCGCCGCCGAGATCACCTCTCCCGCCGATATCGCCCTGATTGCGGGGCGCGATCTCGATATTCTGCCCGGCGCGATCGTCGAGCGGCATCGGCGGGTGGAGAGCCAGAGCTTTGCCGGGATCACGGCGAGCGTGGGCACCAATGTGGTGGGCGCGGCGCAGCGTCTGGGTGATGCGGTCGATGTCTTTGGCTCCGGCCATGGCGATGCGCGTTACGAGGCGCTCGGCATGGTCTCGGGCGTGCTCCAGGGCGTCGATGCGGTGCGGGATCTGTCCAATCCCGGCGTCTCGGCGAGCCTGTCGATCGGGTATTCCGCCTCGCGTTTCGAACAGCAATCGCGTTTCGACGGGGTGGCGCCCGCGCGTATCGATGCGGGTGGGGATCTCGCCCTGGCCGCCGGGCGCGACCTCGCCGTGGCGGCGCTGCAGGCCCGCGCCGGGGGCGATCTCGATCTTTATGCGGGCCGTGATCTTGCCATCGAATCGGCGCTTGCGACGCAATCGCAGAGCCTGCGCCATTCCGCCACCTCCGCCGCGCTCGGGCTTGATCTCGGCTGGTCGGTAGCCGGTGGTCAGAGCCTGGGGCTCTCGCTCAGCGCGAATCACGCCCGGGGCAACCAGTCCGGCACGGCGGCAAGCCAGGTCGATTCGGATCTGCGGGCGGGCGAGCGGCTCGCGCTCCTCACCGGCAATGACGCGCTGATCGCCGGTGCGCAGCTGCGCGGACGCGATATCCTGCTCGATATCGGCGGTGACCTGCATGTCGCCTCGCGGGCGGACACGGCGCGGTTGCGTGGCTCCTCCCTCAATGCCGGGTTCGGCCTGACGATCGGCCTCATGCCGGGCGCCGGTTCGAGCCTCGATCTGAGCCTCGGCGGCGGGCGCGAGCGGGCTGATTCGACGCTGATCAACCAGCAGACCGCCATCATCGCCGATGAGCGCCTTGAGGCTTACGTCGAAGGCCACACCCAGCTCGACGGCGGCCTGATCGCTTCGCTCAACGGCGATCTGTCGCTCGATACGGGCACGCTCGGCTTCTCGGATATCACCGAGCGCGCCCGCAGCGACAGCCGCCGCGCCACGGTGAGCCTCGGCCTCGGCGGCAACGCTCCCAGCATCGGCGTCGAAGGCGAACTCGCCCACGAAGCCACCGACGCCATCACCCGCGCCACGATCGGCGAGGGCGCCATCACCATCCGCGACGAAGACGCACAACGCGCACGCGAAGAAGCGGGTGAGACCGAGAACATCGCCGCGCTGAACCGCGACCTCGATGCGGCGCGCGAGACCCTGCGCGACGAGCGGGCCGGGGTGCGGTTCTATGCGAGTGATTCATCGGTACGCGAACTCGCCTCCGGGTTTGCTCAGACGCGGCAAAACATCGCCGCCGCCGCCGAAATCCTCTCACAGGCGCTCGAAGCGCTCTCGCCGGAGGACCGCGCCCGCGCGGAGGAGATCGCGGAAAATCTCGATCCCGAGGCGGATGCGGCAGATCACGCCGAGAAGATCGCCGATGACATCAAGGAGGAGAATGAGCTCGCCGACGAAGACCGGGATGCGATCACAGCGCTGGTTGCGGAAGTCCTCCTTGAAGCCGCGAGTGATCCGGAAGTCGCCGCACAACTCAACGCCTGCATTGCGCCGGGCCGTCGCGGGTTCAACCTGCATGATCTGATCTTCTCGCGCGCCCATGCGGAGGCGGCTGCGATCTGTCCGCAGCAGCTCGCGGAGATCGGGGCACGCTACGGGGCAAACGTCCTGCGCGGAGCCGCGCTCGGCGCGACCAGCGCGGCCGCCTTCCTGACGGCACTGCTTTATCCCTCCGGCAGCTTCGGCGACATGACGGTCGAGCGCATCGAGGGCGTCGACGGCTCTGTCATCGAGATCCGCAACCAGCCGGGCGAATCAAGCGCGGTGATGACGGCGACGGATGCCGGCGGCAACGAATTCGCCTTCGATATGGTGCGCACCAGCGACGGCTACGTCGTGGTCGGTGGCTATCAGAAGGACGGCCTGGGCGGCCTCGTGCCGATCAGCCCGAGGCAGGCGATCGACATTGCGGGCACGCTGTTCGGGCAAGGCAACGAGGGCTTCACCGAGCACCGCAATGACGGCATGACGGTGATCACGCCTGCCGCCGACCAGCTCCCGCTGATCTTCGTCACGCCGCCAGTGCAGCAGGAGGGCGTCACCCTCGCCACGCCCGCCAACCCGCAACGCCCGCTCGATCTGATTACGACGGCGCCGGATCTGGGGTGGGTGACGGCGTGGGAGAATCGGAGATTGTCTTCAAATGAGGTCCGACAGCTGCTAGAAACGAGCAGCCAACCGGATCCATCAGATCGCGGCGGGCAGCTGACGAAAGCAGGGCGCGCGCTCCAGAAGCATGGAGGTAGGCAGGGCAGCGTCTTTCCTGAAATTAGTGGCGGTCCTGCACAAATCAATATCGAGGGCAAGAAAATTGTGAGAGAAATCCTCAACAATCCAAATTCTTCGATTAAGGAACGCTTAACTGGAAGGTTCGGACCCGTTCTTGAAGTTCGTGCACCTGATAATCGTGGCCTTCGCTTTTCAACGAATGGTGAGTTTATTGGTTTTCTCGAGCCATGA
- a CDS encoding hemagglutinin repeat-containing protein, translating into MIRPGAAARARSRYSAGITASVGTNVVGAAQRLGDAVDVFGSGHGDARYEALGMVSGVLQGVDAVRDLSNPGISASLSIGYSASRFEQQSRFDGVVPARIDAGGDLALAAGRDLAVAALQARAGGDLDLYAGRDLAIESALATQSQSLRHSATSAALGLDLGWSVAGGQSLGLSLSANHARGNQSGTAASQVDSDLRAGERLALLTGNDALIAGAQLRGRDILLDIGGDLHVASRADTSRLRGSSFNAGFGLTIGLMPGAGSSLDLSLGGGRERADSSLINQQTAIIADQRLEAYVEGHTQLDGGLIASLNGDLSLDTGTLGFSDIDERARSDSRRATVSLGLGDGGSPSIGVEGELAHEATDAITRATIGEGTITIRDEDAQRAREEAGETREVAALNRDLDMARETLRDERAGVRFYASDSSVRAAVEAVDFIGRTLSEITQEAFRNMDSEGFDQIADALERDALTDEAIIAQLGACRPQHGFNLLHWLISPAHAAVTCRIETNDGQVIHFTREETEQCLELYLAIGERKPSELQRWVEGLTITNAFAEPIGNLHAMQGGPVILGENEEGEAFTAMDAQGRFLYRNAVTGIYFYANPRDSRDTVTVGTATELAGIFTGVSAASRVIARGAGVVRSGVSAETQFTTSSGAVVRPNASPQYTTAFEVQLPMSAFPGVSRQRHNQLSNQALDEAFRANPDFARQMEALYPGILQGVRPGQRGAYPRSSPTPELTWHHGTAPGQMQLVPRSHHQAPGPVQDSLHPGGTGGFSGWGTE; encoded by the coding sequence GTGATACGCCCCGGCGCAGCTGCGCGGGCGCGATCTCGATATTCTGCCGGGATCACGGCGAGTGTCGGCACCAATGTGGTGGGGGCCGCGCAGCGTCTGGGTGATGCGGTCGATGTCTTTGGCTCCGGCCATGGCGATGCGCGTTACGAGGCGCTCGGCATGGTCTCGGGCGTGCTCCAGGGCGTCGATGCGGTGCGGGATCTGTCCAATCCCGGCATCTCGGCGAGCCTGTCGATCGGGTATTCCGCCTCGCGTTTCGAACAGCAATCGCGTTTCGACGGGGTGGTGCCCGCGCGTATCGATGCGGGTGGGGATCTCGCCCTGGCCGCCGGGCGCGACCTCGCCGTGGCGGCGCTGCAGGCCCGCGCCGGGGGCGATCTCGATCTTTATGCGGGCCGTGATCTTGCCATCGAATCGGCGCTTGCGACGCAATCGCAGAGCCTGCGCCATTCCGCCACCTCCGCCGCGCTCGGGCTTGATCTCGGCTGGTCGGTAGCCGGTGGTCAGAGCCTGGGGCTCTCGCTCAGCGCGAATCACGCCCGGGGCAACCAGTCCGGCACGGCGGCAAGCCAGGTCGATTCGGATCTGCGGGCGGGCGAGCGGCTCGCGCTCCTCACCGGCAATGACGCGCTGATCGCCGGTGCGCAGCTGCGCGGACGCGATATCCTGCTCGATATCGGCGGTGACCTGCATGTCGCCTCGCGGGCGGACACGTCGCGGTTGCGTGGCTCTTCCTTCAATGCCGGGTTCGGCCTGACGATCGGCCTGATGCCCGGCGCCGGTTCGAGCCTCGATCTGAGCCTTGGCGGCGGGCGCGAGCGGGCCGATTCGTCGCTGATCAACCAGCAGACCGCCATCATCGCCGATCAGCGCCTTGAGGCTTACGTCGAAGGCCACACCCAGCTCGATGGCGGCCTGATCGCTTCGCTCAACGGCGATCTGTCGCTCGATACGGGCACGCTCGGCTTCTCGGATATCGACGAGCGCGCCCGCAGCGACAGCCGCCGCGCCACGGTGAGCCTCGGCCTCGGCGACGGCGGCTCCCCCAGCATCGGCGTCGAAGGCGAACTCGCCCACGAAGCCACCGACGCCATCACCCGCGCCACGATCGGCGAGGGCACCATCACCATCCGCGACGAAGACGCACAACGCGCACGCGAAGAAGCGGGTGAGACGCGCGAGGTAGCGGCGCTGAACCGCGACCTCGACATGGCCCGCGAGACCCTGCGCGACGAGCGGGCCGGGGTGCGGTTCTATGCGAGTGATTCGTCGGTGCGCGCGGCGGTGGAGGCGGTCGACTTTATCGGTCGTACGCTCTCGGAGATCACGCAGGAAGCCTTCCGCAACATGGATTCGGAGGGCTTCGATCAGATCGCGGATGCGCTCGAGCGGGACGCTCTCACCGACGAGGCAATCATCGCGCAGCTGGGCGCGTGCCGCCCGCAGCACGGCTTCAACCTGTTGCACTGGCTGATTTCGCCCGCACATGCGGCAGTCACCTGCCGGATCGAAACGAATGACGGCCAGGTCATTCATTTCACGCGCGAGGAAACCGAGCAGTGTCTGGAGCTCTACCTCGCCATCGGCGAGCGCAAGCCGAGCGAGTTGCAGCGCTGGGTCGAAGGCCTGACAATCACGAACGCCTTCGCCGAGCCGATCGGCAACCTCCACGCCATGCAGGGCGGCCCGGTGATTCTCGGCGAGAACGAGGAGGGCGAGGCCTTCACGGCCATGGATGCGCAGGGCCGCTTCCTCTACCGCAACGCCGTCACCGGGATCTATTTCTACGCGAACCCGCGCGATTCGCGTGACACCGTCACCGTCGGCACCGCCACCGAACTCGCCGGCATCTTCACAGGTGTCAGTGCCGCGTCACGCGTGATTGCGCGTGGGGCAGGGGTGGTGAGGAGTGGTGTTTCGGCTGAAACGCAATTTACCACAAGTTCCGGTGCAGTTGTACGTCCAAATGCAAGCCCTCAGTATACAACTGCGTTTGAGGTACAATTGCCTATGTCGGCATTTCCCGGAGTTTCTAGACAGCGTCATAATCAGCTATCCAATCAGGCACTTGATGAGGCGTTTCGAGCAAATCCTGACTTTGCAAGACAGATGGAAGCGCTCTATCCTGGCATCTTACAGGGTGTCCGCCCCGGCCAACGCGGCGCGTATCCGAGGTCGTCACCTACCCCAGAACTTACTTGGCACCACGGTACGGCACCCGGACAGATGCAGTTGGTGCCACGGAGTCATCACCAGGCGCCAGGTCCAGTGCAGGATAGTTTGCATCCCGGAGGGACTGGTGGTTTCTCTGGTTGGGGAACGGAGTAA
- a CDS encoding DUF7716 domain-containing protein — MNFQNIIERLDSFEWNDWVYLNVDRDINLDSECAVLNPDIAELSDDGFTPKIAKERNISEFLQISDIRSVIENISHQGVEIDNIKIVNACKFYFKYDAFLSFQKE, encoded by the coding sequence ATGAACTTCCAGAATATCATTGAACGACTGGATTCGTTTGAATGGAATGACTGGGTTTATCTTAATGTAGATCGCGATATCAATCTCGACTCCGAGTGCGCCGTTCTAAATCCGGATATTGCGGAGCTATCAGATGATGGCTTCACTCCCAAAATTGCCAAGGAGAGGAATATTTCAGAGTTTTTGCAGATAAGCGATATTAGGTCAGTGATTGAAAACATCTCACATCAAGGAGTCGAGATTGATAATATTAAAATCGTAAACGCATGCAAATTCTATTTCAAATATGATGCATTTCTGTCTTTTCAAAAAGAATGA